In Lachancea thermotolerans CBS 6340 chromosome H complete sequence, a single genomic region encodes these proteins:
- a CDS encoding uncharacterized protein (some similarities with uniprot|Q99395 Saccharomyces cerevisiae YPL229W Hypothetical ORF) yields the protein MPFLTPPLSMAGLNQIAAPHNFVLETPNSQVGQPMHMVNGFESPEMSLKTKNNICKSFEDDLFFCPRGLLSSQELSTCQQMDLLLLDQMRDISGLHAAQVTDVEAPDHAHSQPKFNPYTSQSFSPAPPPLESRPHLRESTL from the coding sequence ATGCCCTTCCTCACCCCTCCACTTTCCATGGCTGGGCTCAACCAAATTGCCGCTCCCCACAACTTCGTGCTGGAGACGCCGAACTCGCAGGTCGGGCAGCCCATGCACATGGTCAACGGGTTCGAGAGCCCGGAGATGTCGCTGAAGACCAAGAACAACATTTGCAAGTCCTTCGAGGACGACCTCTTTTTCTGCCCCCGCGGGCTGCTGTCGTCGCAGGAGCTCTCCACGTGCCAGCAGATGGACTTGCTTCTGCTCGACCAGATGCGCGACATCTCTGGGCTACACGCCGCGCAGGTGACGGACGTTGAGGCGCCCGACCACGCACACTCGCAGCCGAAGTTCAACCCCTACACCTCGCAGAGCTTCAGCCCCGCGCCCCCTCCACTTGAATCTAGGCCCCACCTGCGCGAGTCCACGCTTTAG
- the CET1 gene encoding polynucleotide 5'-phosphatase (highly similar to uniprot|O13297 Saccharomyces cerevisiae YPL228W CET1 Interacts with Ceg1p the mRNA capping enzyme alpha subunit removes gamma-phosphate from triphosphate-terminated RNA mRNA capping enzyme beta subunit RNA 5'-triphosphatase), whose translation MSSSKPNFSRGLSLEDLVNHDERSDAKAGQKSNPLPPAEVKHRMSVDGLGSEQNGSASSSRVPREQRGPRRNADGDEETDTDEEVGGPGDIVFETGDFKFDYEKQEGAGKNRDARAGREDTSSSSPSSKAKGGQDVKDIFQERASSQSKRNAIKKDLNVLSEIAATAKPTRYNTAPIWAQKWKPTVKALQSIDTKDLNIDASFTNIIPDDDLTKSVQDWVYATLVSIPPDQRQYVEMEMKFGIIVEGSDSNRVSPPVSSQTVYTDMDAHLTPDVDERVFTEINRYVKGISELSEYTGKFNIIESHTKDLLYRVGMSTQRPRFLRMSRDVKTGRVGEFIEKRHVSQLLLFSPKDSYDVKISINLELPVPDNDPPEKYKDNTPVNTRTKQRISYIHNDSCTRMDITKVANHNQGVKQRHTESTHEIELEVNTAALLTAFEHIGNNSKEYASILRTFLNNGTIIRRKLTSLSYEIFEGQKKV comes from the coding sequence ATGAGCAGTTCAAAGCCCAATTTTAGTCGGGGATTGTCTTTGGAAGACCTGGTTAACCATGACGAGCGTTCTGATGCGAAAGCTGGGCAGAAATCGAATCCTCTGCCACCCGCGGAAGTCAAACATCGGATGAGCGTGGATGGGTTGGGCAGCGAGCAGAACGGcagcgcaagctcttcacGGGTGCCCAGAGAACAGAGAGGACCGAGGAGAAACGCGGACGGCGACGAGGAGACGGATACAGACGAGGAGGTCGGAGGGCCCGGGGACATCGTGTTCGAGACTGGggacttcaagtttgactATGAGAAGCAGGAGGGAGCCGGCAAAAACAGGGATGCGCGTGCCGGGAGAGAGGACACATCGTCTTCGTCTCCCTCCTCCAAGGCTAAAGGAGGGCAGGACGTCAAGGACATCTTTCAGGAGAGGGCGTCCTCGCAGTCCAAGAGAAACGCTATCAAGAAGGACCTGAACGTGCTGAGCGAAATCGCAGCTACGGCCAAGCCCACCAGGTACAACACGGCTCCTATCTGGGCGCAGAAGTGGAAACCTACGGTGAAGGCACTGCAGAGCATCGACACCAAGGACCTCAATATTGACGCCTCTTTTACCAACATCATTCCAGATGACGATCTCACCAAGTCGGTACAGGACTGGGTGTACGCAACCCTCGTATCCATTCCACCGGACCAGAGGCAATACGTTGAGATGGAGATGAAGTTCGGCATAATTGTCGAAGGAAGCGACTCAAACAGAGTTAGCCCGCCCGTTTCCTCGCAGACGGTCTACACCGACATGGACGCCCACTTGACGCCCGACGTCGATGAGAGAGTGTTCACAGAGATCAACAGGTACGTCAAAGGTATCTCTGAGTTAAGCGAATACACCGGCAAGTTCAATATCATAGAATCGCATACCAAGGATCTCTTGTACCGTGTGGGCATGTCTACGCAGAGGCCCCGGTTTTTAAGAATGAGCAGGGATGTCAAAACTGGACGTGTCGGGGAATTCATCGAAAAAAGGCATGTCAGCCAACTACTGCTGTTTTCACCAAAGGATAGTTATGACGTCAAGATATCGATCAACTTGGAATTGCCAGTGCCGGACAACGACCCTCCTGAAAAGTATAAGGACAATACTCCGGTGAacacaagaacaaaacaGCGTATCAGCTACATCCACAACGACTCGTGCACCAGAATGGACATCACAAAAGTCGCAAACCACAACCAAGGTGTGAAACAAAGGCACACCGAAAGCACTCACGAGATTGAATTAGAAGTCAACACTGCAGCGTTACTGACCGCGTTTGAGCACATAGGGAACAATAGCAAAGAGTATGCTTCAATTCTGAGGACATTCCTTAACAACGGCACCATCATAAGGAGAAAACTCACGTCTCTGTCTTATGAGATTTTCGAAGGCCAAAAAAAGGTCTGA
- the ALG5 gene encoding dolichyl-phosphate beta-glucosyltransferase (similar to uniprot|P40350 Saccharomyces cerevisiae YPL227C ALG5 UDP-glucose:dolichyl-phosphate glucosyltransferase involved in asparagine-linked glycosylation in the endoplasmic reticulum): protein MWDTFWSRVRELSVSTVLVTFAVAIACSLYLIVLLLSHSPRKPFDEELIFKTNGPRGHIVSGKLDPVTKGSSNKDGIELSVVVPSYNEIGRILVGLTDAVTFLQEHLEDKWEILVVDDGSSDGTSKYCLDLAANHFKLKPGQLRVVKLTQNRGKGGAVRHGLLHMRGKYGLFADADGASRFSDVAKLLDSIKKHEEKGHAAMAIGSRAHMVNTDAVVKRSFIRNLLMYGLHTLVFIFGIRSIKDTQCGFKLFNRSATVQIFPYLHTEGWIFDVEILILALRKKVPVEEVAISWHEVDGSKMDLARDSINMAKDLVIIRMAYLLGIYSDKVEC, encoded by the coding sequence ATGTGGGACACTTTCTGGTCAAGAGTACGAGAACTAAGTGTCAGCACAGTGCTAGTGACTTTTGCTGTTGCCATTGCATGCTCCCTCTACCTCATTGTACTTCTGTTATCGCATTCTCCCAGAAAaccttttgatgaagagttGATATTCAAGACTAATGGGCCTAGAGGCCACATTGTTAGCGGAAAACTTGATCCAGTGACTAAAGGCTCTTCTAACAAGGACGGAATTGAGCTTTCCGTGGTGGTGCCCAGCTACAACGAGATCGGGCGCATCTTGGTAGGTTTAACCGATGCGGTTACGTTTCTGCAAGAACATTTGGAGGATAAGTGGGAAATTTtggttgttgatgatggTTCTAGCGATGGAACCTCCAAGTACTGTCTAGACCTGGCCGCTAATCACTTCAAGTTAAAACCTGGTCAGCTAAGAGTTGTCAAGTTAACTCAAAACCGCGGCAAAGGTGGCGCTGTGAGACATGGATTGTTGCATATGAGAGGTAAATATGGCCTTTTCGCAGATGCCGATGGTGCCAGTAGATTTTCAGATGTGGCGAAACTGCTCGACTCTATCAAAAaacatgaagaaaaaggacaTGCTGCCATGGCCATTGGATCTCGCGCCCACATGGTCAACACGGACGCCGTGGTTAAGCGCTCTTTCATCCGGAATCTTCTCATGTACGGACTGCACACACTTGTTTTTATTTTCGGCATAAGATCCATTAAAGACACTCAATGTGGGTTCAAGCTGTTCAACCGGTCCGCTACTGTACAGATTTTTCCCTATTTGCATACTGAAGGCTGGATCTTTGATGTTGAGATCTTAATCTTAGCACTGAGGAAAAAGGTTCCCGTTGAAGAAGTGGCAATTTCTTGGCACGAAGTCGACGGATCGAAAATGGACCTTGCAAGAGACAGCATCAACATGGCTAAGGATCTGGTCATCATTAGAATGGCTTATCTCTTAGGCATCTACAGCGACAAGGTCGAGTGTTAA